One segment of Bradyrhizobium sp. WD16 DNA contains the following:
- a CDS encoding Nit6803 family nitrilase — translation MSGQHRVRAAAVQIAPDLDSATGTLDKVLAALAEAAGKGVQVAVFPETILPWYPYFSFVRPPLMSGADHIRLYDHAVTVPGPVTEAVSAAARRHRMVVVLGVNERDHGSLYNAQLVFDADGSIRLKRRKITPTFHERMIWGQGDGAGLKVVDTAVGRIGALACWEHYNPLARYALMTQHEEIHAAQFPGSLVGQIFADQIEVTIRHHALESGCFVVNATGWLSEEQIAAISPDEGPRRGLRGGCMTAIVSPEGNHVVPPLTSGEGLLVADLDMALIVKRKRMMDSVGHYARPELLSLLIDDKPARTVHSAAPQPVTIAQGETSHEAADLARPADGDADRAPDQRIAVQRREAR, via the coding sequence ATGTCAGGCCAACACAGGGTTCGAGCCGCCGCGGTGCAGATCGCGCCGGACCTCGACAGCGCCACGGGAACGCTCGACAAGGTCCTCGCCGCATTGGCGGAAGCGGCCGGCAAGGGCGTGCAGGTCGCGGTTTTTCCGGAAACCATCCTGCCCTGGTATCCCTACTTTTCCTTCGTCCGCCCGCCGCTCATGAGCGGCGCCGATCACATCCGCCTCTACGACCATGCCGTCACCGTGCCCGGCCCGGTGACCGAGGCGGTGAGCGCGGCGGCGCGGCGCCATCGCATGGTGGTGGTGCTCGGCGTCAACGAGCGCGACCACGGCTCGCTCTACAATGCCCAGCTGGTGTTCGACGCCGACGGCAGCATCCGCCTCAAGCGGCGCAAGATCACGCCCACGTTCCACGAGCGCATGATCTGGGGCCAGGGCGACGGCGCCGGATTGAAGGTGGTGGACACCGCGGTCGGCCGCATCGGCGCGCTGGCCTGCTGGGAGCACTACAATCCCCTCGCCCGCTACGCCCTGATGACGCAGCACGAGGAGATCCACGCCGCGCAGTTTCCCGGCTCCCTCGTCGGCCAGATCTTCGCCGACCAGATCGAGGTGACGATCCGCCACCATGCCCTCGAGAGCGGCTGCTTCGTCGTCAACGCCACCGGCTGGCTCAGCGAGGAGCAGATCGCGGCGATCTCGCCCGACGAAGGACCGCGCCGCGGCCTGCGCGGCGGCTGCATGACGGCGATCGTCTCGCCGGAAGGCAATCACGTGGTGCCGCCGCTGACATCCGGCGAGGGCCTGCTCGTCGCCGACCTCGACATGGCCCTGATCGTCAAGCGCAAACGCATGATGGACAGCGTCGGCCATTACGCCCGCCCCGAACTGTTGTCGCTGCTGATCGACGACAAGCCGGCGCGGACCGTGCACAGCGCCGCCCCCCAGCCCGTCACCATTGCCCAGGGAGAGACATCCCATGAAGCCGCTGACCTCGCACGACCTGCCGACGGCGATGCCGACCGAGCGCCTGATCAACGAATTGCAGTCCAGCGGCGTGAGGCTCGCTGA
- a CDS encoding antibiotic biosynthesis monooxygenase produces the protein MFIAMNRFQVKKGAEAAFEQLWATRESYLGEVEGFIEFNLLKGPEAEDHRLYASHSLWTSRAAFEDWTRSEHFRAAHARAGNATGESLYVGHPRFEGFDVIQTERKAGA, from the coding sequence ATGTTTATCGCAATGAACAGGTTTCAGGTGAAGAAGGGCGCGGAGGCGGCGTTCGAGCAGCTGTGGGCGACGCGCGAGAGCTATCTCGGCGAGGTCGAAGGCTTCATCGAATTCAACCTGCTGAAGGGGCCGGAGGCGGAGGATCACCGGCTCTATGCCAGTCATAGCCTGTGGACGAGCCGCGCCGCCTTCGAGGACTGGACGCGCTCGGAGCATTTCAGGGCGGCGCATGCCCGCGCCGGCAACGCCACCGGGGAGAGCCTCTATGTCGGCCATCCGCGCTTCGAGGGCTTCGACGTGATCCAGACCGAGCGCAAGGCGGGCGCCTGA
- a CDS encoding PLP-dependent aminotransferase family protein — MADWRPDLSLSDKPRYLAIADAIADDIAAGRLVVGDRLPPQRKLAKRLDLDFTTVARGYVEAGKRGLIESKVGQGTFVRDKPRPRRVLAALPPRPVDLSMNLPPEPDDPELIARMQAGFDHVSRDIVALLRYQGFGGTGADRDAASSWLGRRALVPAQERIFVSPGAHPALLGILTILARPGDTVLCEAVTYPGIRSIAAQLGIALVGLPMDGDGIEPQALTDACKKLKPKAIYLNPTLQNPTTLTIPDQRRRDIVAIARRFKLPIVEDDAYGFIPEHGHGHAPFAAIAPDLTWHVAGLAKCIGAGLRAAYVVVPDTRSAWPFASALRSATVMASPLTVALATRWIEDGTADTLLRFIRAETGARQKLAAEILPGGSYRGDPLSFNIWVSMPPSWTRTAFVEHMRASGIGVVASDAFVVGGPPPEAVRLCLGGPTGRAAIRSALEYAAHALEQPPALASAFL, encoded by the coding sequence ATGGCCGACTGGCGTCCGGATCTGTCGCTGAGCGACAAGCCGCGCTATCTCGCGATTGCCGACGCCATCGCCGACGACATCGCCGCCGGACGGCTCGTCGTCGGCGACCGCCTGCCGCCGCAGCGCAAGCTCGCCAAACGGCTCGATCTCGATTTCACCACGGTGGCGCGCGGCTATGTCGAGGCCGGCAAGCGCGGGCTGATCGAATCCAAGGTCGGGCAGGGCACCTTCGTGCGCGACAAGCCGCGGCCGCGCCGGGTTCTCGCCGCGCTGCCGCCGCGCCCGGTCGACCTGTCGATGAACCTGCCGCCGGAACCCGACGATCCGGAACTGATCGCGCGAATGCAGGCGGGGTTCGATCACGTCTCGCGCGATATCGTCGCGCTGCTGCGCTACCAGGGCTTCGGCGGCACCGGGGCCGATCGCGACGCCGCGTCGAGCTGGCTCGGCCGCCGCGCGCTGGTGCCGGCGCAGGAGCGCATCTTCGTCTCGCCGGGCGCCCATCCGGCGCTGCTCGGCATTCTCACCATTCTCGCCCGTCCGGGCGACACCGTGCTGTGCGAGGCCGTCACCTATCCCGGCATCCGCTCGATCGCGGCGCAGCTCGGCATCGCGCTGGTCGGCCTGCCGATGGACGGCGACGGCATCGAACCGCAGGCGCTGACCGACGCCTGCAAGAAGCTCAAGCCCAAGGCGATCTATCTCAATCCGACCTTGCAGAACCCGACGACCCTGACCATTCCCGACCAGCGCCGCCGCGACATCGTCGCGATCGCGCGCCGCTTCAAGCTGCCGATCGTCGAGGACGACGCCTACGGCTTCATTCCGGAGCACGGCCACGGCCATGCTCCGTTCGCCGCGATCGCGCCGGACCTGACCTGGCATGTCGCCGGGCTCGCCAAATGCATCGGTGCCGGCTTGCGCGCCGCCTATGTGGTGGTGCCGGACACGCGCTCGGCCTGGCCGTTCGCCTCGGCGCTGCGTTCGGCGACGGTGATGGCCTCGCCCTTGACCGTCGCCCTGGCGACACGCTGGATCGAGGACGGCACCGCCGACACGTTGCTGCGCTTCATCCGCGCCGAGACCGGCGCGCGCCAGAAGCTCGCCGCCGAGATCCTGCCCGGCGGCTCCTATCGCGGCGATCCGCTCAGCTTCAACATCTGGGTGTCGATGCCGCCGTCCTGGACCCGCACCGCTTTCGTCGAGCACATGCGCGCCAGCGGCATCGGCGTCGTCGCCAGCGATGCCTTCGTCGTCGGCGGGCCGCCGCCCGAAGCGGTGCGGCTGTGTCTCGGCGGCCCGACCGGCCGGGCCGCGATCAGGAGCGCGCTGGAATATGCCGCCCATGCGCTCGAGCAGCCGCCGGCGCTGGCGTCGGCGTTTCTCTGA
- a CDS encoding MSMEG_0572/Sll0783 family nitrogen starvation response protein, protein MPAVTMPARQKGDFLVDYEEKVFEDVKAKPGEKALVTFHTVAFEGSIGFVNMLQATRLMRKGFETSILLYGPGVTLGVQRGFPKIGDEAFPGHQNFNNTLVKFMAEGGKVYACRFALQALYGHGEPSLIPGIRPINPLDVLDLILLHRQDNAFMLNTWTL, encoded by the coding sequence ATGCCCGCAGTCACCATGCCTGCCCGCCAGAAGGGTGATTTTCTGGTCGATTATGAGGAGAAGGTTTTCGAAGACGTCAAAGCCAAGCCGGGCGAAAAGGCACTGGTGACGTTCCACACCGTCGCCTTCGAAGGCTCGATCGGTTTCGTCAACATGCTGCAGGCGACGCGGCTGATGCGCAAAGGCTTCGAGACCTCGATCCTGCTCTACGGTCCCGGCGTCACGCTGGGCGTGCAGCGCGGCTTTCCCAAGATCGGCGACGAGGCCTTCCCGGGCCATCAGAACTTCAACAACACGCTGGTCAAATTCATGGCCGAGGGCGGCAAGGTCTATGCCTGCCGGTTCGCACTGCAGGCGCTCTACGGTCACGGCGAGCCGTCGCTGATTCCGGGCATCCGCCCGATCAATCCGCTCGACGTGCTCGATCTCATCCTGCTGCACCGCCAGGACAACGCCTTCATGCTGAACACCTGGACGCTGTGA